The following are from one region of the Noviherbaspirillum sedimenti genome:
- a CDS encoding ABC transporter substrate-binding protein has protein sequence MTKSRIAGLVGVALAGLAFNTASAQVSGDVVKIGFVTDISGTYADIDGPGGVEAIRMAIQEMGGSINGKKIEVVYADHLNKADVAASKAREWFDQQGVDVLIGGTNSATSLAMAKVATEKKKPFFAVGAGSSRLTNEECSPYTVHYAYDTIALARGTGGAVVKQGGKSWFFLTADYAFGASLEKDTSDIVKASGGTVVGSVKHPISASDFSSFLLQAQSSKAQILGLANAGGDTINSIKAANEFGVVKTMKLAGLLMFINDIHSIGLNQAQDMYLTDSWYWDKDEQSRKWAKAYFARMKKMPSSLQAGDYSSALQYLKAVKEVGTDDADKVLAQIRKSKLNDMFVKDGTVRPDGRMVHDMYLMQVKKPGESKYPWDYYKLLQTIPGDQAFLSKSESKCALWK, from the coding sequence ATGACCAAATCAAGAATCGCAGGCCTCGTCGGCGTCGCGCTTGCCGGACTGGCCTTCAATACCGCCAGCGCCCAGGTGTCCGGCGACGTCGTGAAAATCGGCTTTGTCACCGATATCTCCGGCACCTATGCCGATATCGACGGCCCCGGCGGCGTCGAGGCGATCCGCATGGCGATCCAGGAAATGGGCGGCAGCATCAATGGCAAGAAAATCGAGGTGGTGTATGCAGACCACCTCAACAAGGCCGACGTTGCCGCCAGCAAGGCGCGGGAATGGTTCGACCAGCAGGGCGTGGACGTTTTGATCGGCGGCACCAACTCCGCCACCAGTCTGGCAATGGCCAAGGTCGCCACCGAAAAGAAGAAGCCATTCTTTGCGGTCGGCGCGGGCAGCTCGCGCCTGACCAATGAGGAATGTTCGCCATACACGGTCCACTATGCGTACGACACCATTGCGCTGGCGCGCGGCACCGGCGGCGCGGTGGTCAAGCAGGGCGGCAAGTCGTGGTTTTTCCTGACAGCCGATTATGCCTTTGGCGCTTCGCTGGAGAAAGACACTTCTGACATCGTCAAGGCATCGGGCGGCACCGTGGTCGGTTCGGTAAAACACCCGATCTCCGCCTCGGACTTTTCCTCGTTCCTGTTGCAGGCGCAATCCTCCAAGGCGCAGATCCTGGGCTTGGCCAACGCCGGCGGCGACACGATCAATTCGATCAAGGCCGCCAATGAATTTGGCGTCGTCAAGACCATGAAGCTGGCCGGTCTGCTGATGTTCATCAACGATATCCACTCAATCGGCCTGAACCAGGCCCAGGACATGTACCTGACCGACAGCTGGTACTGGGACAAGGATGAACAGAGCCGCAAATGGGCGAAAGCGTACTTTGCGCGCATGAAAAAGATGCCGTCAAGCCTGCAAGCCGGCGACTATTCTTCTGCCTTGCAATACCTCAAGGCCGTCAAGGAAGTAGGCACCGATGATGCCGACAAGGTACTCGCCCAGATCCGCAAGTCGAAACTGAACGACATGTTCGTCAAGGATGGCACCGTGCGTCCGGACGGCCGCATGGTGCATGACATGTACCTGATGCAGGTGAAAAAGCCGGGCGAATCGAAGTATCCCTGGGATTACTACAAACTGTTGCAAACGATTCCCGGCGACCAGGCTTTCCTGTCCAAATCCGAGAGCAAATGTGCGCTCTGGAAGTAA
- a CDS encoding PLP-dependent aminotransferase family protein, translating into MKTKGKTLVASISDSIERQIVDGAIRPGERLPSIRQYAAMHGHSVNTVVSAFDILASKGLIKPKRGSGYYAVESSQASGAEEEANSLERAMDIVWLMREQVRPMSTHLPAGDGFPPMEWLIESKLSRYHQSLDRTGRNYMYRYGSRHGYLPLRQHVAQKLAHLNIDASPGQIVLTHGANMALNTIIYYFLKAGDTVLVDDPGYYPLFGKLKLHGAHVVGVPRDKDGPDVAALEERLKTTKARLFFTQSVGHNPTGSDISPTKAHRILQLAEKYKLVIVESDPLADFHMASTTRISALGQLSRTIYVGTFSKSLSPALRVGFLACSPDLASDLADVKMLMHVSTSEYCERLVDAVLADGQFLRHAARLQERVRHANAAAAAFLASYGAEIFCESPQSLFIWARFAKIENATDLAGAMLKRNISLAPGGIFSVDGQSSKAWCRFNVGYVLDPRFQAAFAAEVR; encoded by the coding sequence GTGAAAACAAAAGGTAAAACACTTGTCGCCAGCATCAGCGATTCCATCGAGCGGCAAATTGTCGATGGCGCGATTCGTCCCGGTGAGCGGCTGCCCTCGATCCGGCAATACGCCGCCATGCATGGCCATTCCGTCAACACTGTCGTCAGCGCTTTTGACATCCTCGCATCGAAAGGCCTGATCAAACCGAAAAGAGGCTCGGGCTACTATGCCGTCGAGAGCTCCCAGGCCAGTGGCGCCGAGGAAGAGGCGAACTCGCTTGAGCGCGCCATGGATATCGTCTGGCTGATGCGGGAACAGGTACGGCCAATGTCCACCCATTTGCCGGCGGGTGACGGGTTTCCGCCAATGGAGTGGCTTATCGAGAGCAAGCTGTCGCGCTATCACCAAAGCCTTGACCGGACAGGGCGCAACTACATGTATCGCTATGGCAGCCGCCATGGCTATCTGCCATTGCGCCAGCATGTGGCGCAAAAGCTGGCGCATCTGAACATTGACGCCAGCCCGGGGCAGATCGTGCTGACCCATGGCGCCAACATGGCGCTCAACACCATCATTTATTACTTCCTCAAGGCCGGCGACACGGTGCTGGTCGACGACCCCGGTTACTATCCGCTGTTCGGCAAACTGAAGCTGCATGGCGCCCATGTCGTGGGCGTGCCGCGCGATAAGGATGGCCCCGACGTTGCCGCCCTGGAGGAAAGACTCAAGACCACGAAGGCGCGGCTGTTTTTCACGCAATCGGTCGGTCATAACCCCACGGGATCAGACATTTCGCCGACCAAGGCGCACCGAATTCTCCAGCTCGCTGAAAAATACAAGCTGGTGATCGTGGAAAGCGACCCGCTGGCGGATTTTCACATGGCCAGCACGACACGCATCTCGGCGCTGGGCCAGTTATCCCGCACCATCTATGTCGGGACGTTCTCGAAGTCGCTGTCGCCGGCGCTGCGGGTGGGATTTCTTGCATGCAGTCCCGACCTGGCCAGCGATCTCGCGGATGTCAAAATGCTCATGCATGTCAGCACCTCGGAATACTGCGAGCGGCTGGTGGATGCGGTTCTGGCCGATGGGCAGTTCCTGCGGCATGCGGCGCGCCTGCAGGAGCGGGTCAGGCATGCCAATGCCGCAGCTGCCGCGTTTCTGGCCTCATACGGCGCTGAAATCTTTTGCGAGTCGCCGCAAAGCCTTTTTATCTGGGCGAGGTTTGCCAAGATCGAGAATGCCACGGATCTGGCAGGCGCCATGTTGAAGCGTAATATATCATTGGCGCCTGGCGGAATCTTTTCGGTGGATGGGCAGTCGTCAAAGGCCTGGTGCCGGTTCAATGTCGGCTATGTACTGGATCCACGGTTTCAGGCAGCCTTTGCCGCGGAAGTGCGGTAG
- a CDS encoding DUF3693 domain-containing protein, translated as MNQTQLIDAAKQQGGLTSDYKLAQALGVSTGRVSSLRNGDKAADEAEIAMLADMAGIDLHIALAAVHKNREKNPAKRAYWEKISMQFASVALAVTLVFTGFAGDARAGNGDLKSYKLCEISARSGELLGAPLCG; from the coding sequence ATGAACCAAACACAGCTGATTGATGCAGCAAAGCAACAGGGGGGCTTGACAAGCGACTACAAACTCGCTCAAGCCCTAGGCGTAAGCACCGGAAGGGTTTCAAGCCTTAGAAATGGAGATAAAGCAGCGGATGAAGCAGAAATTGCGATGCTGGCCGACATGGCCGGAATCGACTTGCATATCGCCCTGGCGGCAGTCCACAAAAACAGAGAAAAAAACCCGGCGAAGCGGGCTTATTGGGAGAAAATTTCCATGCAATTCGCCAGCGTTGCACTGGCTGTAACCCTTGTATTTACTGGCTTTGCGGGCGATGCACGCGCCGGGAATGGCGATTTGAAATCTTATAAATTATGCGAAATTTCAGCCCGATCGGGTGAGCTCTTGGGCGCTCCGTTATGCGGGTAA
- a CDS encoding rolling circle replication-associated protein, whose amino-acid sequence MKSTNQLIEEFENRFYAKCLQGTKLENHSQIAALSDAIVAQENPFKPKEMEHAGLRHARLFRNVGVAAKLHSVSITGKKHFNVVMVTLTYERDTWEDTHMAGYISCVRMWMKRRTGQPLRYIWVAEMQKRGVIHYHALFFMPKGITMPKADKQGWWKHGSTKTERAAAPVRYVMKYASKFDSKNGFPKGARTYGVGGLDQTACNSRRWFNLPAFIKARASISDKWERAVGGGWLERATGKVWPSEWGVCLVTKLKISIVRLYDHGRPLDVGGPFEWLSAKPLAA is encoded by the coding sequence ATGAAGTCTACAAACCAGTTGATTGAAGAATTTGAAAATCGTTTTTATGCAAAGTGCCTGCAAGGCACGAAGCTGGAAAACCATTCTCAAATTGCCGCGCTTTCGGATGCAATCGTAGCGCAAGAAAATCCGTTCAAGCCGAAGGAAATGGAACATGCAGGCCTGCGGCATGCGCGGCTGTTCCGCAATGTCGGAGTAGCAGCGAAGCTGCACTCCGTGTCGATAACGGGAAAGAAGCATTTCAACGTCGTCATGGTCACGCTCACGTATGAGCGCGACACATGGGAAGACACGCACATGGCCGGGTACATCAGTTGTGTCCGTATGTGGATGAAGCGCCGCACCGGCCAGCCCTTGCGCTACATCTGGGTCGCGGAAATGCAAAAGCGCGGCGTGATTCATTATCACGCGCTGTTCTTCATGCCGAAGGGCATAACGATGCCTAAGGCTGACAAGCAGGGCTGGTGGAAGCATGGCTCGACGAAGACTGAACGCGCCGCTGCTCCAGTGCGCTACGTCATGAAGTACGCCTCTAAATTCGATTCAAAAAACGGATTCCCGAAGGGAGCAAGAACCTATGGTGTGGGTGGCCTCGATCAAACTGCTTGTAACTCTCGCCGCTGGTTTAATTTGCCTGCGTTTATTAAGGCCCGCGCCTCTATCTCGGATAAGTGGGAACGCGCTGTGGGCGGTGGATGGCTTGAGCGGGCAACCGGCAAGGTATGGCCTAGCGAATGGGGCGTCTGCCTCGTTACCAAGCTCAAGATTTCCATCGTGCGGCTCTACGATCACGGCAGGCCGCTTGACGTTGGCGGGCCGTTTGAATGGCTCTCTGCAAAACCTCTCGCGGCTTGA
- a CDS encoding phage coat protein has translation MKNHVQKLMLLAGLATASTMALAQEAPTGLAAIFAAVDLSTVAAFVAATGVIVIGITMAFKGIDLGKRGVKKA, from the coding sequence ATGAAAAATCATGTTCAAAAACTGATGTTGCTCGCTGGTCTGGCGACTGCATCCACTATGGCACTGGCGCAGGAAGCTCCTACTGGCTTGGCTGCGATTTTCGCCGCTGTCGATCTATCTACCGTCGCCGCCTTCGTCGCTGCTACTGGCGTTATCGTGATCGGTATCACGATGGCCTTCAAGGGCATCGACCTGGGCAAACGCGGCGTCAAGAAGGCGTAA
- a CDS encoding DUF2523 family protein, producing the protein MGAFFTALLAKFSALATWFGNLFKAVFSSLWHLVTDVFCWIFEGLLTLVQTVLDSLPGPDSFSLFNPAQYVTGLPSDLVNMIGLIRVGEALAIILAAILIKLTLQIIPFTRLGS; encoded by the coding sequence ATGGGTGCTTTTTTTACGGCGTTACTTGCAAAATTTTCTGCGTTGGCGACGTGGTTCGGCAACCTGTTTAAAGCCGTTTTTTCGTCGCTTTGGCATCTGGTCACGGATGTATTTTGCTGGATATTTGAAGGTCTCCTGACGCTGGTGCAAACGGTGCTTGATTCATTGCCGGGACCGGATTCATTTTCTTTGTTCAATCCAGCGCAGTACGTTACTGGCTTGCCGTCCGACCTGGTGAATATGATCGGCCTGATTCGTGTCGGTGAGGCGTTGGCGATCATCTTGGCGGCCATTCTCATTAAATTGACGTTGCAAATTATTCCGTTCACGCGGCTTGGTTCTTAA
- a CDS encoding zonular occludens toxin domain-containing protein: protein MINLLLGAPGGGKSYEAVAYHVIPALAEGRKVITNLPLILDSFPPEQRRLLDIRTKTRKPAPVVDWQKAESMFKKFGFAHRDPKFNANAFSNVEDYGLPVMDDQTGIIQFSDPWRHPETGAGPLYVIDECHKALPSVGTPVTVEEWFAEHRHSFSDVLLMTQSHGKIDKAIKELVQVCYRVRKATHLGFSNRYIRKVLDGVNGAEMNESVREYDSAYFKFYRSHTQSSSAGSELGAKDIVPIWKHWTFKGAAVLLALGAVGMYYAGNPMKVRTPPVAAVAAPAPGAAGARMSTPATGPQVTASAPAVPQDLDRPKGHPLAGYGVHVAGYIHGAKKDMYLFQVSQNGQPQYTLNQDEITESGYVLKRLNDCIVELKFDDVSFYATCDAPKVGVNPGANMPAKST, encoded by the coding sequence ATGATTAATCTTCTTCTCGGTGCTCCAGGTGGCGGCAAATCGTATGAAGCTGTTGCCTATCATGTGATTCCGGCGCTTGCTGAGGGCCGGAAAGTGATCACGAATTTACCGCTGATTCTGGATTCGTTCCCGCCGGAGCAGCGGCGCTTGCTCGACATTCGCACCAAGACGCGCAAGCCTGCGCCTGTCGTTGACTGGCAAAAAGCTGAATCGATGTTCAAGAAATTCGGTTTTGCGCATCGTGACCCAAAATTCAATGCCAATGCGTTTTCCAACGTCGAGGATTACGGTTTGCCTGTCATGGATGACCAAACCGGCATCATTCAGTTTTCCGATCCGTGGCGGCATCCTGAAACCGGGGCAGGGCCGTTGTATGTCATAGACGAATGTCACAAGGCATTGCCGAGTGTTGGGACTCCGGTCACGGTGGAAGAATGGTTCGCTGAGCATCGTCATTCGTTCTCTGACGTTCTCTTGATGACGCAAAGCCACGGCAAAATCGATAAGGCAATCAAGGAACTTGTCCAGGTTTGCTATCGGGTGCGCAAGGCTACGCATCTTGGCTTTTCGAATCGCTATATTCGCAAGGTTCTAGACGGCGTGAACGGTGCGGAAATGAATGAATCCGTCCGTGAATATGATTCTGCTTATTTCAAGTTTTACCGTTCGCATACGCAAAGTTCAAGTGCTGGTAGTGAGCTTGGCGCAAAGGACATTGTGCCGATCTGGAAGCATTGGACATTCAAGGGTGCGGCGGTGTTGTTGGCGCTCGGCGCGGTAGGGATGTATTACGCTGGTAATCCGATGAAAGTCAGAACGCCTCCTGTTGCGGCGGTAGCCGCACCGGCGCCAGGGGCGGCGGGCGCAAGGATGAGCACGCCGGCCACTGGCCCGCAGGTTACTGCTTCGGCCCCTGCTGTTCCTCAAGATCTGGATAGGCCGAAGGGGCATCCATTGGCGGGCTATGGCGTCCATGTCGCCGGTTATATTCACGGTGCTAAAAAAGACATGTATCTTTTCCAGGTATCGCAAAATGGTCAGCCTCAGTACACGTTGAACCAGGACGAAATCACGGAATCCGGTTATGTCTTGAAACGCCTGAACGATTGCATTGTTGAATTGAAATTCGATGATGTTTCTTTCTATGCCACCTGCGACGCGCCCAAAGTCGGCGTGAATCCGGGTGCTAACATGCCTGCAAAATCTACTTGA
- a CDS encoding ATP-binding protein, with the protein MAKTQGSTNRSEAKPVLSRVFDEHPVIRDRARLPTPPVKAVFDVIERTIYQRDPGSSFIAHPRFGKTFAIQVLTKQVCATFPQVPVIIISAKGHARFSEVAFYTEILENCKHSFSGVGKVSARRSRLINYLWTLSQARNSDRIVLFIDEAQNWAEAEFSCLRDLSNDLALNDVRVIALLFGQTELASIRTVLLQSKRTDLIGRFMMQQFEFKGLTSLSDLVETMECYDDVEMSEYPEGSGICYSEYFLPAAFQGGWRLSKEAGRLWAQFEHAAREHGGLKQVGMHWVAACIRSFFVTHIGVDHTGLTGTDADWRQAVAASCFALSLGVTYDADLQLPVNASIFREARPNDYRST; encoded by the coding sequence ATGGCAAAAACGCAGGGAAGTACGAATAGGTCAGAGGCAAAGCCCGTGCTGAGCCGAGTTTTTGATGAGCATCCAGTCATTCGCGATAGAGCGCGTCTACCGACGCCGCCAGTCAAGGCCGTGTTCGATGTAATCGAACGAACCATCTACCAGCGTGACCCCGGTTCCTCTTTCATTGCCCATCCAAGATTTGGAAAGACTTTTGCAATTCAGGTGCTCACCAAACAGGTTTGCGCCACATTCCCCCAAGTTCCTGTGATCATCATCAGTGCCAAAGGACACGCTCGCTTCTCTGAAGTCGCCTTCTATACCGAAATCTTGGAAAACTGTAAGCATTCCTTTTCTGGCGTGGGGAAGGTCTCTGCACGACGTTCTCGCTTGATTAATTATCTTTGGACGCTGAGCCAGGCCCGTAATAGCGACAGAATCGTCCTGTTTATCGATGAAGCACAAAACTGGGCAGAAGCAGAATTTTCTTGCCTGCGCGATCTATCAAATGACCTTGCGCTCAACGACGTCCGCGTGATTGCACTGCTTTTCGGACAAACAGAGCTTGCGTCGATCCGCACCGTGCTTTTGCAATCGAAGCGGACCGATCTAATCGGACGTTTCATGATGCAGCAGTTCGAATTTAAAGGCCTGACCTCGCTTTCTGACCTTGTTGAAACGATGGAGTGTTATGACGATGTCGAGATGTCGGAATATCCGGAAGGAAGCGGTATTTGTTATTCCGAATATTTTTTGCCGGCCGCTTTTCAAGGCGGCTGGCGGCTTTCCAAGGAAGCAGGGCGCTTATGGGCGCAATTCGAGCACGCCGCGCGTGAACACGGAGGGCTAAAACAAGTAGGCATGCACTGGGTCGCGGCTTGTATTCGCAGCTTCTTTGTTACCCATATCGGTGTCGACCATACTGGATTGACAGGCACTGATGCGGATTGGCGCCAGGCTGTCGCGGCGTCCTGTTTTGCCTTATCCCTGGGAGTGACCTATGACGCGGACCTACAGCTGCCCGTAAATGCATCGATCTTTCGTGAGGCGCGCCCAAATGATTACAGGTCAACCTAA
- a CDS encoding DUF6527 family protein: MWTWLANWFEAVQEWFSPRRKVLIREGDTLPSAMPKRDLILLQDDGENWSVGFRCPCGCGDVIELLILPNVKPRWDIKIDHRGRPTLSPSVWRETGCRSHFWVRDGKVIWVSDT; this comes from the coding sequence ATGTGGACATGGCTCGCCAATTGGTTTGAGGCGGTACAGGAGTGGTTTTCTCCCCGACGCAAGGTGCTTATCCGTGAAGGAGACACCTTGCCATCTGCGATGCCGAAGCGGGATTTGATACTCCTCCAGGACGACGGAGAGAACTGGTCAGTGGGATTTCGCTGCCCTTGCGGTTGCGGTGATGTGATCGAATTGCTAATACTCCCTAACGTTAAGCCGCGCTGGGATATCAAAATCGATCATCGTGGACGCCCAACACTTTCTCCCTCGGTGTGGAGAGAAACCGGGTGCAGATCGCATTTTTGGGTCCGTGACGGGAAGGTAATATGGGTTAGCGATACTTAG